The Papio anubis isolate 15944 chromosome 5, Panubis1.0, whole genome shotgun sequence genome has a segment encoding these proteins:
- the TRIM52 gene encoding tripartite motif-containing protein 52 isoform X1 has product MAGYAPTPSPMQTLQEEAVCAICLDYFKDPVSISCGHNFCRGCVTQLWGKKDEEDRNEEEDEWEEEEDGEAVGAVDGWDGSIREVLYRGNADEELFQDQEDGELWLGDSGITNWDNGDHMWDQEEEEEENQDYYLGGLRPDLRIDVYREEEILEAYDEDEDEELYPDIHPSPSSPLPGQFTCPQCRKSFTRRSFRPNLQLANMVQIIRQMCPTPCRGNRSNDQGMCFKHQEALKLFCEVDKEAICVVCRESRSHKQHSVVPLEEVVQEYQEKKMEKLVKPCILSAATNKEFQNFFIYFCSLNSELMTECIKLQILKNISSQEAEAGEWHEPRRRSFQ; this is encoded by the exons ATGGCTGGTTATGCCCCTACTCCCAGCCCCATGCAGACCCTTCAGGAGGAAGCGGTGTGTGCCATCTGCTTGGATTACTTCAAGGACCCCGTGTCCATCAGCTGTGGGCACAACTTCTGCCGAGGGTGTGTGACCCAGCTGTGGGGTAAGAAGGACGAGGAGGACCGGAACGAGGAGGAAGATgaatgggaggaggaggaggacgggGAAGCGGTGGGGGCCGTGGATGGATGGGACGGCTCCATTCGAGAGGTGTTGTATCGAGGGAATGCTGACGAAGAGTTGTTCCAAGACCAAGAGGACGGTGAACTCTGGCTCGGTGACAGTGGTATAACTAATTGGGACAACGGAGACCATATGTGGGaccaggaggaagaagaagaggaaaatcaGGACTATTACCTAGGAGGCTTGAGACCTGACCTCAGAATTGATGTCTACCGAGAAGAAGAAATACTGGAAGCATACGATGAGGACGAAGATGAAGAGCTGTATCCTGACATCCACCCGTCTCCTTCCTCGCCCCTTCCAGGGCAGTTCACCTGCCCCCAGTGCCGAAAGAGCTTCACACGTCGCAGCTTTCGTCCCAACTtgcagctggccaacatggtccaGATAATTCGCCAGATGTGCCCCACTCCTTGTCGGGGGAACCGGAGTAATGATCAGGGCATGTGCTTCAAACATCAGGAAGCCCTGAAACTCTTCTGTGAAGTGGACAAAGAGGCCATCTGTGTGGTGTGCCGAGAATCCAGGAGCCACAAACAGCACAGCGTGGTGCCTTTGGAGGAGGTGGTTCAGGAGTACCAG gagaaaaaaatggagaaacttGTGAAACCTTGCATTCTGAGTGCTGCCACAAATAAAGAATTCCAGAATTTCTTCATCTACTTCTGCAGTCTTAACTCTGAATTAATGACTGAATGTATCAAACTTCAGatcttaaaaaatattagctcacaggaggctgaggcaggagaatggcatgaacccaggaggcggagctttcagtga
- the TRIM52 gene encoding tripartite motif-containing protein 52 isoform X4: MAGYAPTPSPMQTLQEEAVCAICLDYFKDPVSISCGHNFCRGCVTQLWGKKDEEDRNEEEDEWEEEEDGEAVGAVDGWDGSIREVLYRGNADEELFQDQEDGELWLGDSGITNWDNGDHMWDQEEEEEENQDYYLGGLRPDLRIDVYREEEILEAYDEDEDEELYPDIHPSPSSPLPGQFTCPQCRKSFTRRSFRPNLQLANMVQIIRQMCPTPCRGNRSNDQGMCFKHQEALKLFCEVDKEAICVVCRESRSHKQHSVVPLEEVVQEYQA, encoded by the exons ATGGCTGGTTATGCCCCTACTCCCAGCCCCATGCAGACCCTTCAGGAGGAAGCGGTGTGTGCCATCTGCTTGGATTACTTCAAGGACCCCGTGTCCATCAGCTGTGGGCACAACTTCTGCCGAGGGTGTGTGACCCAGCTGTGGGGTAAGAAGGACGAGGAGGACCGGAACGAGGAGGAAGATgaatgggaggaggaggaggacgggGAAGCGGTGGGGGCCGTGGATGGATGGGACGGCTCCATTCGAGAGGTGTTGTATCGAGGGAATGCTGACGAAGAGTTGTTCCAAGACCAAGAGGACGGTGAACTCTGGCTCGGTGACAGTGGTATAACTAATTGGGACAACGGAGACCATATGTGGGaccaggaggaagaagaagaggaaaatcaGGACTATTACCTAGGAGGCTTGAGACCTGACCTCAGAATTGATGTCTACCGAGAAGAAGAAATACTGGAAGCATACGATGAGGACGAAGATGAAGAGCTGTATCCTGACATCCACCCGTCTCCTTCCTCGCCCCTTCCAGGGCAGTTCACCTGCCCCCAGTGCCGAAAGAGCTTCACACGTCGCAGCTTTCGTCCCAACTtgcagctggccaacatggtccaGATAATTCGCCAGATGTGCCCCACTCCTTGTCGGGGGAACCGGAGTAATGATCAGGGCATGTGCTTCAAACATCAGGAAGCCCTGAAACTCTTCTGTGAAGTGGACAAAGAGGCCATCTGTGTGGTGTGCCGAGAATCCAGGAGCCACAAACAGCACAGCGTGGTGCCTTTGGAGGAGGTGGTTCAGGAGTACCAG GCGTAA
- the TRIM52 gene encoding tripartite motif-containing protein 52 isoform X3, whose product MAGYAPTPSPMQTLQEEAVCAICLDYFKDPVSISCGHNFCRGCVTQLWGKKDEEDRNEEEDEWEEEEDGEAVGAVDGWDGSIREVLYRGNADEELFQDQEDGELWLGDSGITNWDNGDHMWDQEEEEEENQDYYLGGLRPDLRIDVYREEEILEAYDEDEDEELYPDIHPSPSSPLPGQFTCPQCRKSFTRRSFRPNLQLANMVQIIRQMCPTPCRGNRSNDQGMCFKHQEALKLFCEVDKEAICVVCRESRSHKQHSVVPLEEVVQEYQFVHPMS is encoded by the exons ATGGCTGGTTATGCCCCTACTCCCAGCCCCATGCAGACCCTTCAGGAGGAAGCGGTGTGTGCCATCTGCTTGGATTACTTCAAGGACCCCGTGTCCATCAGCTGTGGGCACAACTTCTGCCGAGGGTGTGTGACCCAGCTGTGGGGTAAGAAGGACGAGGAGGACCGGAACGAGGAGGAAGATgaatgggaggaggaggaggacgggGAAGCGGTGGGGGCCGTGGATGGATGGGACGGCTCCATTCGAGAGGTGTTGTATCGAGGGAATGCTGACGAAGAGTTGTTCCAAGACCAAGAGGACGGTGAACTCTGGCTCGGTGACAGTGGTATAACTAATTGGGACAACGGAGACCATATGTGGGaccaggaggaagaagaagaggaaaatcaGGACTATTACCTAGGAGGCTTGAGACCTGACCTCAGAATTGATGTCTACCGAGAAGAAGAAATACTGGAAGCATACGATGAGGACGAAGATGAAGAGCTGTATCCTGACATCCACCCGTCTCCTTCCTCGCCCCTTCCAGGGCAGTTCACCTGCCCCCAGTGCCGAAAGAGCTTCACACGTCGCAGCTTTCGTCCCAACTtgcagctggccaacatggtccaGATAATTCGCCAGATGTGCCCCACTCCTTGTCGGGGGAACCGGAGTAATGATCAGGGCATGTGCTTCAAACATCAGGAAGCCCTGAAACTCTTCTGTGAAGTGGACAAAGAGGCCATCTGTGTGGTGTGCCGAGAATCCAGGAGCCACAAACAGCACAGCGTGGTGCCTTTGGAGGAGGTGGTTCAGGAGTACCAG TTTGTCCATCCCATGAGTTAG
- the TRIM52 gene encoding tripartite motif-containing protein 52 isoform X2, which yields MAGYAPTPSPMQTLQEEAVCAICLDYFKDPVSISCGHNFCRGCVTQLWGKKDEEDRNEEEDEWEEEEDGEAVGAVDGWDGSIREVLYRGNADEELFQDQEDGELWLGDSGITNWDNGDHMWDQEEEEEENQDYYLGGLRPDLRIDVYREEEILEAYDEDEDEELYPDIHPSPSSPLPGQFTCPQCRKSFTRRSFRPNLQLANMVQIIRQMCPTPCRGNRSNDQGMCFKHQEALKLFCEVDKEAICVVCRESRSHKQHSVVPLEEVVQEYQEIKLETALWWEYFR from the exons ATGGCTGGTTATGCCCCTACTCCCAGCCCCATGCAGACCCTTCAGGAGGAAGCGGTGTGTGCCATCTGCTTGGATTACTTCAAGGACCCCGTGTCCATCAGCTGTGGGCACAACTTCTGCCGAGGGTGTGTGACCCAGCTGTGGGGTAAGAAGGACGAGGAGGACCGGAACGAGGAGGAAGATgaatgggaggaggaggaggacgggGAAGCGGTGGGGGCCGTGGATGGATGGGACGGCTCCATTCGAGAGGTGTTGTATCGAGGGAATGCTGACGAAGAGTTGTTCCAAGACCAAGAGGACGGTGAACTCTGGCTCGGTGACAGTGGTATAACTAATTGGGACAACGGAGACCATATGTGGGaccaggaggaagaagaagaggaaaatcaGGACTATTACCTAGGAGGCTTGAGACCTGACCTCAGAATTGATGTCTACCGAGAAGAAGAAATACTGGAAGCATACGATGAGGACGAAGATGAAGAGCTGTATCCTGACATCCACCCGTCTCCTTCCTCGCCCCTTCCAGGGCAGTTCACCTGCCCCCAGTGCCGAAAGAGCTTCACACGTCGCAGCTTTCGTCCCAACTtgcagctggccaacatggtccaGATAATTCGCCAGATGTGCCCCACTCCTTGTCGGGGGAACCGGAGTAATGATCAGGGCATGTGCTTCAAACATCAGGAAGCCCTGAAACTCTTCTGTGAAGTGGACAAAGAGGCCATCTGTGTGGTGTGCCGAGAATCCAGGAGCCACAAACAGCACAGCGTGGTGCCTTTGGAGGAGGTGGTTCAGGAGTACCAG GAAATAAAGTTGGAAACAGCTCTTTGGTGGGAATACTTCAGATAG